From the genome of Athalia rosae chromosome 3, iyAthRosa1.1, whole genome shotgun sequence:
CACAACAGCGCTTGGGCAGTGACAATAGTTTTTGCGGTCGGAAGCTGGATCGGGCGCGTTGGTCCACGACCTGCCGGTGGTCAGTCGTCGCTCTCATCTTCGAGGGAGAGATTAGAGACGGTACGACAAGTGCTGGCGGAAGTTCCTCTCATAGACGGTCACAACGATCTGCCATGGAATATACGAAACTTCGTTCACAACCAGCTGGCGGAGTTTGAATTCGACACGGACCTTCGCCAGGTGGTACCTTGGAGTAAGAGCGCCTGGAGTCAGACGGACTTACTCAGACTGCGGCAGGGCATGGTCGGTGGACAGGTGAGTTGAATTGCGATGAACGAACGATGATGTTATTTTCGAATGTAATTAGAAACGAGTACCGCGCCAGTGTGGCTTCGGAAATAATAGTATTACTGCGCGTAACTTATATGAGGTACGAAGTAGCTGCATTTTGGCGTCTCGCTTCTCTCCATTCTCCAGATTTATAACTAGATAAATCTTTAAACCGAGAATTAAAGGCGGTCCATCGACAATAAATTCTGCACCAGAGGTCGATAAGCCATCTCCTCGAGCTGCCGCATTCACTGGGAGTTTTCGTGCATTTTGCAGGGCTTGCGCCCTGGTGTACAGACAAAACCATTCCGATAGCTGatctttctcctttctctccgtctctctctctctttctctctccgagTCATCGCTACAGTAAGATCCCTAATCGTAGCCAATGtatatcgtttttttattttttttcaaaagtattccATCCCTTGATAatcgaatggtttttttttttttaaaaaaacctTGGAGATTCTTTCGTATCTTGAAAGTATCTCATTTTGAAGAGTTCTTTAGCATAAAATTGTGGCTGAAAACAAAAGAGATTCCGAAACTACACAGAAATGCACGTACGCAATAACATGCCAGAGATCCCATAGAGATTTTATAAATGCAACTTTGCAAGTTTTCGGTTTATCAAGATTGGCAACGGTATTTCGCGAAGCGATCGGTCCCCGGTTTTCTTTGTAACATAGACGGGTTCACGAACCTGTTAAATCGTATAGAATCAATACAAGAATTCTGAGATATTCGCTGTTCATCGGGAGCGAGGAGGAAGTTGGTAACAAATGTTCCATCTCCACATTAAATTTGTCGAATATTCGACCGCATTATTTAACTCGGGCACTCCTCGAATTGAATAACGTTCGCACTGCACCGTGTGAAACATATCCTACGTTTGATTCGTACTTCCAACAAAtataatcggaataaaaaagacGCCAAATTATGCGACAACAGCATTAGAAGTCCCTTGCTTCGATAGAAAACTTAGGACTCGATTCGCGGTCTATTTTCTATATACCCTACgtcaataataattgacaCGACAAATATACGGCTTTTTATCGAAGTGAGGGGCGGAAAGCTCTCGTAATTGCATTCCGGTGCTCAAATTTGTTGGAGAAAAGTTGACGAAACGGGTTTCAgttacaaagaaaaataacaccTCAGGGTACGCGAACACCGTTTACCTTAGGACATATGTGATAAAAGTGGGCACTCATAGTCCCACGCACAGAGCGCGGTAGGGAGCACGTATGCGTGGGTATACCCCGTAAATATTGGAAGAACGTATAGTTCGCGATTCGAGAGCTCGGGGAACGATGCCAAAGTTTACGAGGAAGGCGAGAGGAATTGGGAAGTTCTATAGAAACCCTGCGGCAGAGTACAACTGTTCGAAACAAACGAAACGATTTCATATACCCGAGACGAAGCCATGTCAAAGTTCGAGAACGGCTCAGTAACAAAGTGGAGGCAAAagtctgaaaattttataacagAATTACGCAATTAGTTTCGATCACTTAACTAGCGTTATTAGTTTCCACCGTGAAACGGGACTTTgagtattttatttccttgatAACTGTTTGAAATAAGGCCTCGCAACGCTGACGTAAGAACGAGGTGAGAACCTCggagttgaaattttgtagaaaattcgTGTTCGCAAATTTGAGAAGTTCAATATTTGTCAATACTATGTTGTCTTTCGTCACCAGTGAAAATGCCAAAGCTTTTAAGCTCCTTTCATTAAAACTTGTTAGTCAAGATCCAGACGGTCTTGTCATCGGTTCGGAATCAATATACGTGCATTATGATTCCCTCTCGCCTCCTTcctgccaaaaaaaaacaaaaaaaaaaaaacaatccagCTTCGGCGTTCGATCGGTAAGTATAAATTCGTCGTGTTTTacggagagaaattttctacTCTTGACAAAGTAAAGCCGGGTCGCAAATTCTATAGACAACCCGAGCTTTTTGTCCCCAGGGAAGACAAAAGATTCGCACATATCATAGCAAACGAGGACGACTAGCGGAGTAATGGAGCTAACACTGGCATTCATTGCGCCGCCTTAATTCTTGAACCCTTTCGAAAGCTCCGCAAAACTGGGTCGCTTGATCAGCACTGGAGCAGCGTTTTCCTTTCCATCCATGAGCTCTTGATTGCCCTCCGACTCTTATTTCTACTGAAAAGTGCAATGCACTTCACCTCTATTACCGACTTTGACTGAACGTTTTCTTTTACCTCAACCGTAACGGCGTGTACTTTTTACTACCTGGAATATGATTCGCGTATACAGGCGAAGACGTAGAGGTCTTGACTTTGCACAGACTAGGATCATTGAgataaaggaaaagaaattatgaatatattaAAACTGTACCGAtttgaccaattttttttctctcacgatATTCTGAGCTTGACAAAGTCGCGATTGAGAAAATTACAGTTGATCCTAAGTTTCTTCCACCGTCATTTATAGCGCATGGATTTTCTGCAATTTGTACGAACTTGCTTGTACCGCTGAATTGCAATCGATGGAATCCTCCGTCTTATAAAATGTTCACTCGATTTCGCGCGACTTTGCCAAGGCAAATGAAGCTTTAAATCGCACGAACAGAACGCGAAAGTTTGTGTCCTCGATGTGTACCGGTtcgtttgagaaaattttattcacagaTTCGTGcacgaaaataattcgaaaaagttaTGGAAATGCATCAACCATTATAAATTCCATAGCTGCACGTCGGAActttttggaccaaaaaaaaaaagggaaaaccaAAAACTATAATAATGTCCTCATATGCATATATGGTAATCCAACCTCCTGCACTCACCAAGTATAATACCAGAGTCTCaacatttgtattttttaaccattaatttatttatcattttttcttcttctattcgttttcataaattgaaaatttactttCCCCTAGCACGAAGTAAGCGTCATATTTCATACACGCGGTGCTGGTTATTGCTGCCATAACGTCGTTACGTCACATCGCTTTTATCGTCAGTatctgaaaaaagaagaacaaaatgagacaaaaaatgaaacgaaaggtTTCCAATGCATTTTGTATACGATTACTCCTCAGTGGTTTCAATTCCGATTATGGACCGGTCGAACATTACCGTGGGCCTTGATCTGCACGagagaatattttctttactCGTAGGCTCGAATCGTTCGCAATTCATAGGTATGTAAAAGTGTTAGGTAAGATTAAAAATGATTACATGCGTTTGTGAAAATTTACTTTATCGTAGaatgaatcgaatgaaaacaaaagcTCTCGCGGTGTACACTTAGTTTTCACCGCCGGTAAATTAAACATTAAATCCGTGACGGATTAGAATTCAATATTAAGTACGTATAGAATTTGCgggatataaaaaatatcaactcATTCGTTCAACCTTTATTGTTTTAGGTATCGTGACCGATAAGACGTCCAATGATTCCAATTGGGAGCGCGATCGTAATGCACTTTTCTGTAAATTGCGAATGATTGCCTTTTATTTGttagttgttgtttttttttttttttttttttcttttcacccgcTTCTTCGcacaaattattataaacgGTGTACGAATTTGTCgttcgatatattttcaacgctGCAACCTTGCCTCGTTACAACTTCGCGTCGTTCGGTTCattggagctttttttttccttgaccGGAACACCGCGGGACAATTATTTCTTAGCGATGAATTTACGACCGCCGGATATCTGCCGTTAACGAGCCTACCCTCTACAAACCACCTGACACACCCGGTGAAACTATGCTCGTTAATAACAGATACCAATCCAGACAGATATTGAAGTTCATTACATTCTCGAGTAGCTATCGCGTTTATCTGTCTGTTATTAGTGCCAACTCTTGTGATAATCCGCAGGCACAGCTTCTCTTGCTACAGATTAGAATAGGGAACTCGATCGATTGTGCTACGTCCACCGAAATCTTAATTCTACCGTAGTACCGCTCGTGAAATATCTTCATGAAAATAACTACGATAACGagcgaaaaaacaaatcggaaaaacttgatgaaaaaaagattaagaTATTcgtagtaaaaattttgcccgATACGCTTTTgtgatttcagtttttttcaattcgagaGCAGATCATGGATAAACTGCGGTTCGCGAAACGATTTATCATCGGATTGTCAGTGATCCGAAAAAGTtatggattttcatttttgattttttttttaagtcaccgaataattttctcaaaactcCGGGTGAATTCTGCGTGACCCAGAGAGTTCGCCAGACAATCAAAACATTGCGGAGTTCGTGGGATAAacgaaatgaatatatatacacagaggTAAAAAAGAAGTATGATAAATAATGCAAAACCATCTGGTATGTCTGATCGATGTTCTCGCGGTGCACTCAAGTACTCGTTGTTTTATTCAAAGCTACTCGAACGTCGGCGATTACTTTGTACTTTGCGCGATTACTTGTCACATCTGCGGAGAGAATGGCATGAGTTTTCCACTGTTTTCGTTTCGTATGAATTCACGAGTGGAATACAATTATGTCGAATGTCCGTATCGCACAATACGTTCACTTgtcttttttcgcttttcattcAACGACTGCGTACATAGttccagaaattcgaattctgATTCGTCCGTTCTGAAACGGAGTGCCTTCGTTAATTAAAACTCTGCCGATAGTGGACAAGCGAACGCACGTGTGCGTACACGTCGGTTCGGAGATCGTCGAGGTGCATCGGGAAAGCAGCCCCTCAAACCATGAATTCGTAAAGCAATTTCGATATAGCGAAATCAGACAACCAACCCTCAGCCCCAGGCGTGATCCATTTCCGTTAGCGATTCAGCTGTAGATATATACTCGAGATGTCGAGGTTCTGGTTTTGGGCTAATCAGAACTACTTTAAGATGCCAATTTCACTTCGACTAACATTACTGATAATGAGACTTTGTCAAGATGCACGTGCCTCAAGTCGCCTTGATTGTGAACTTTGATCAGCTGCGCTACGGAGATTCGAAGTGacgcatttttctttttctttcagttttgggCCGCCTACGTACCGTGTGAATCTCAGCATCTAAATGCCGTTCAGCTGACCCTGGAACAAGTCGATCTCATAAAGagattgatcgaaaaatactCGCAACACATGCAGTTCGCCGCGTCCTCCAGAGGTGAGTAAAACCTTCTTCCCttctgtagttttttttttttttatatttttcaatcgaggtattttattacgaaaatttttcaaacggaatTATCGATCGGGCTTtcgtacgtaacgtatgtCACGGTCAAGGACGGATCAAGCTCACACGGATGTCcttgttttctctctccagTTTTGCCCCACTGACGCCCCTGTAACATGCGCACTCCAGAGGGAAACCAATGCGGGCGCATATATTTCCCTGCTATCGAGTCGGCTTTAAAAGCAATCACCCTATACACTTACCGACGTAATCGAAAGGGGAAACGTCGGGTTGATTCCCGACAAGGTTAAGCCCGAAATCGACGCCTTATTCGAGGCTCTCCGATATTTccgggtgaaataaaaaaaaacattgaaccAACAACGACTTGTTGGAtgagcaaaaataaatttgtcggACTCGAAGGAAGTTTTTGAAGATCGCTAAAAATGACGGTGCGGAAATTGTTCGCGCTCGATACCCGCCGAACTACCTGACCGCGTTAGCTTAGCGCTTCGGTCTTTCGACGTATATATGCCGAGGAGATTCTCTTGTCGCATTTCCGTGCTCGCCAAATATTTGTCTTTAGGTATTCTTCCTCCCCATTTTCTTACGCGAAAGCGTCGCTCACAAAGTCGGATCAATTCCATCGCTCCGGAGAAAACTCGCCCCGGGTTTACGTGAAAAAAtgcttttctcttattttttttatttttcttttcttctctcgctaTCATAGCAGAGAACTTTTTACTAAAGTAAACCACGCTCTCGAAGGTGTTACAGTCGTCCAAGGACGGTCTTGATATCGATTCAAacttgtttttcgaatttatttctctatcGACGTAAACAATCTTTTGAAGAACATATCGAAGATGAATTGTACTAGAAAATGGCAAGTTAGCGGCCGCCATTTCGAATTGatgtttctcgtttttggtgaacctttttttatttcattctttgcAGTACGTCTAGGGTATTTTACTGTGAGAAATTGTTCTCTGACAATTGCTGAAGAGAATAACAAGCGATATTTGTGAATTCTCTTCACCGGACCGATATTGCATAGGTTTATTCGGTGTGTATGCGTAAAGTCAAGTTTCAGCGAAGATGTTCCTTTCGGGTGCTAAAATTTCCTTCAAACTTCTCACCGATACGAAATTCAGCGAAATTTACTAATAACCAATATTCCAACTATTCACAAACACTATCCCGACGAACCGGGATACAAAATCTGTTAACTAATTCGCCCTCGGGCTGTTCCACCAAATCCAAACGTTCCAACAACCCGCGGTCAACTTCCGACACTTCTTAGGTCCCCAACTAATCCAACCCTAAAGTTTGAATCAATCCtcacaaacaaacaaattcttACCCCAACATAACAAAACCAATTACAGCAATTCCTAGGATTTCGGATAACACTCGCGTCATATCcctctatataaataaaataaagaaaaacgaatgggctacctcaaaatatcaggtggaaaatttgttccacccaatgattactcgatcaattgcatgagtagatggatttggctctcagatttggatttctgagctaattgtatgtgagattactcttgaagaaccaaaaaagaattcgatttttgagcaaaaaataaatcattcttttcattgggtttaatatgcttttctgacgtattttgacctcatgaatccgaatctggaagaaaaattgatctatctctaaaattgactgaattatcgccaattttcagctttttggggtcaaaaataaaaaatttgtttttcagtctatcttgatgtaattcgagctcaggaatccaaatcctagagaaaaattgatctatctgtggaaatgaccgagttatctgcattttttcgcattttttaccataaaaatggagatatctcgaaaggaaaaaatcgtagctcaatttggacaacggattcgtgttcctgaggtcaaaatacgtaagaaaagtgccaaacgatcaattttcaaaaataaaaattttttgtcaaaatttgaaaaaatcgtaaggggtaccccttggaaaaatctcaaattttgaccaaaaatttttattttttgaaattgatcgtatggcacttttcttatgtattttgacctcaggaacacgaatccgttgtccaaattgagctacgattttttcccttcgagatatcctgaaatttatgccaaaaaatgcgataattcggcgataactcggtcatttttgaagatagatcaatttttctttcggattcggattcctgagctcgaattacatcaagatagactgaaaaacaaattttttatttttgaccccaaaaagctgaaaatttacgataacttggtcaattctagagatagatcaagttttctttcagatttggattcctgaggtcaaaatacgtcagaaaagtgtaatacaatcaattttcaaatagctttacttttggcccaaaaatcaattttttttcttgcttctcAAGGGttatctcacatataatcagctcaggaatccaaatctgaaagccaaaatcatctactcgtgcaatcgatcgaataatcatcaattatttgctgTTGGGAACagcaaaattataagacacatcgattggttttattgttagtcgtagacccactttgattcgtcgcaatccatgcatgggtctaatatttaaatttctcggtctacgagaaagcccgagctttgctggagtcagcgtagccagcagcgtagcgctttgttgtgagacgtcacctctgctaTAAACTTCATTTTATACTTTCTCCAACTGCCAAGCGAAGGTGAACAAATTAAGGAAAACGCTATACATCATATACGCCCGTAAAAAGCGaagtaattttcatcgacgatgtgaatattttcaaaacttggAATCGCGAGTGGTGCGATttcaagaatattttttatacgaatACTGCACGAGTAGGAGTCTTAGATTTTCAAATACCGCGGTCCTCATCCTATAAGATTTTCGACGCATCGAGCGTACCAGGGAATTGTGTAGATACGTAACAAGGCAAGCGCAACCCTCTGCCAACAGCATTTTCCCGACGAATCTACTTGGCCATTTTTAACCGCTGAATGGAGTTCCCAGTGCCTAGGGGAAATCATGATATGTATAACGCGTATACAcactgtatgtatacgtattttgtatctttttttctccttaaaATTCCAGAAATCCTCGAGGCACACGGAAACGGAAGGATAGCATCCTTGATAGGAGTAGAAGGTGGACACAGCCTCGGTAGCAGCCTCGCGGTGCTGAGGACTCTTTATCAGTTGGGTGTACGATATCTGACGCTAACGCACACCTGCAACACACCGTGGGCAAAAAGTTCATCCGTTGAACAAGGAGACGGAGAGTCAGGTGCGTCGATATCCCAATTtcctgtattttatttatttttcgttctatcACGCTCCGGGTtcttttttcggcaaaaaacaACGTTAAAATTCCTGTGTAACTTTCATTCGGGACCAGGATGAGTCTGCAGTATAACCACGGtgggtatacacgtatacttaCAAGGTAAATGAAATACGCACGCCGGTTTCTAAGAGGCTCACCTTTCAAACGCTTCTGACTTTGGAACTGTGACGCCTTTCCTAGGAACAATTTACCCCCGCGGCCGTATCTCCTTCCTCCCTCTTTCATATCAACCTTCACCCTTCGCCCTTCCACCACCCCCTACTTAACCTCGGCCTCTGCGCTATTCCATAACCACCTCTTTGCCTTCTGCACCTTTGGGAATCATCGATCTTTCAGGAGCTGACTTTGATCGTGATACGGTTGGACTGCTTCTTTGTCCTTGAGGAAAGGGTGGCTCAATCCTAGAGTCGAGTATTCCTGACGGCATAGCCACCGGAAACTTGCCAAGGTTTCGTGCATTCAAGGTCGGAGTAACTTCCACCGAGATTCTTTACCATGCCGTCGAAACCTGAATTCTGctggaatgaaagaaaaaaaaaaaaaattgaatgcgcgatgaaaaataagaagacaTGCGGAGAAGGAGGCCTAATCAgactgtgaaaaata
Proteins encoded in this window:
- the LOC105683836 gene encoding dipeptidase 1-like isoform X2, with protein sequence MKGWHNSAWAVTIVFAVGSWIGRVGPRPAGGQSSLSSSRERLETVRQVLAEVPLIDGHNDLPWNIRNFVHNQLAEFEFDTDLRQVVPWSKSAWSQTDLLRLRQGMVGGQFWAAYVPCESQHLNAVQLTLEQVDLIKRLIEKYSQHMQFAASSREILEAHGNGRIASLIGVEGGHSLGSSLAVLRTLYQLGVRYLTLTHTCNTPWAKSSSVEQGDGESGGGLTHFGRSVVREMNRLGMLIDLSHTARATMRDALGVSKAPLIFSHSSAFAICNSTRNVPDDILKQLAANGGLVMVTFYNYFVKCGPQATVSDVAEHIYYVRNLIGVDHIGVGGDFDGINKTPRGLEDVSRYPELFAELLRSGKWNVLDLKKVAGLNLLRVLRKVESVRDDMRTAGVMPAEEFLDSPDTTGSCALDINAVQRVMEV